In the genome of Noviherbaspirillum saxi, the window CTCGACCGTCACGCGATTGCGCTGGGCGATTGATTCGAGTGAATCTTTCTTTCCTACCTTGATGTAGACACGCCGCGTATCCGGCACATCGGGTGCCGTGATCATTGTTGCCGTGTCGACCAGCTCGGGAGCGATGTCATGTTCCGGGCCATGGTCGGATTTCGGAACAAGCACGGTCGAGCCGGCTTTCAGCAAGGTTCGCGGCGGAATATTGTTCGCTTCGCGGATCACTTCCGGTGTCGTGCCGAATCGTGATGCGATGGTCTCGATCCGCTCTTTCGCGCCGGTGACCTTGTGCGCGGTCCACGACGACAGGGCACGACCCCATTTGCCTAAGTTGGCCTTGAATTTTTCAGCGTTGCTTTGCGGCAGAAGGATCTTGGTGTCCGAACTGCCCGCGATCACCGGGCGGTTGAATTGCGGATTGAGCGCCTTGAATTCGTCGATCGACAGCTCGGCCAGTTGTGCCGCGACCTTGATATCGATGTCGCGCGTCTTGCCGATGGTGACGAAGTAGGGCTGGTTGTCGACCTTGGGCAAGGTAATGCCGAAATCGGCGGGCGCGGCAATGATATTTTTTACCGCCTGCAGCTTGGGAACATAGTTCTTGGTTTCCAGCGGCATGTACTGCGACAGGCTGTTGAAGTCGGTTCCCTGGCCGGCGGCGCGTGCCTTGTTGATGGCACGCTGTACCGAACCTTCGCCCCAGTTGTAGGCGGCCAGCGCGAGTTGCCAGTCGCCGAACATGCCGTACAGTCTTTCGAGATAGGTGAGGGCGGCGTCGGTCGAGGCGAGCACATTGCGGCGCTCATCCTTGAACATGCTCTGCGTCAGGTTGAAGTCGCGCCCGGTCGAAGGAATAAACTGCCACATGCCCGACGCATGCGCGGAGGAATATGCCTGCGGATTGAATGCAGACTCGATGAAAGGCAGCAGGGCCAGCTCGGTCGGCATGTTGCGCTTTTCAAGTTCCTGCACTACATGGAACAGGTAGCGCGATGCACGCGTGGTGGTACGCTGGATATAATCCGGCCGTGTGCTGTACCACTGGGTCTGGCTGACCACAAGCGGGTTGTCGAGATTGGGAATGCCGAAGCCCTTGCGGATCCGGGCCCATACATCGATCTCTTCCATTGCCAGCACTTGGGCCAGCGGGTCGTTCGGATCGTAGGCCCGCTCCATCGCGGATACCTGCGACCAGTTGTAGAGTGGAAGGGATAAATCTGCTGCCTGAGTGGCGATCGGGCCGCCGAGGAGGAGAAGCGCTGTAAATGGATATATTCTTCTTTTCAGCGGATGCATATTTCCTCGCTTGCAATGGGTGTTCGGGCCAAACCTGCGCCCGGCTTAATCGACGGAGTTTACGTAATGGTGTTTTCCTGCGTCAAGATTTATCGCGCTTCAATAGCAAAAAGATAACTGCCCAGCGTGTTTCAACGGTAGGAATTTTTCCATTGCCTTAAGGCAGCAAACACGGCGATTGGTTCCCTACTAGAAACATATCCTGCATCCATCAACCGATCCGCGATCACCGGCTCGCGGTAACGCAGAAATGGATTTGTTTCTTTTTCGATTGCAATGGTCGACGGTACGGTGGGCTCGCCAATATCCCGTCTGGCTTTCTCGCGCGCGATGCGTGCGGTCAATGCGGTATTGCCTGGTTCGACTTCCTGCGCAAAACGCAGGTTGGACAAGGTGTATTCATGTGCACAATACAGCTTGACGTTGTCCGGCAGAGCCGCAAGTTTTTCGAGCGACTCCACCATTTGCGCCGGCGTGCCTTCAAACAACCGGCCGCATCCGCCTGCGAACAGCGTATCTCCGCAGAACAGCCATGACTGCTCCGGCGAGTAGTAGGCGATGTGCCCACTGGTATGACCGGGAACATCGATCACCTCGAACCTGAGATCCAGGCCGGGGACCGAAATTGTATCTCCCTGTTGCAAAGGATAGGTCATTCCGGCAATCGCTTCTTGACGCGGGCCAAAAACCGGTACGTTAAAGCGCTCCAGCAATTGCGGTACGCCGCCGACATGGTCAGCATGATGATGTGTCAGTAGAATAGCGGCAAGGGAGAGCCCCTGTGCGGCAAGGGTATCGAGGATCGGCGTGGCGTCGCCTGGGTCGACCACTGCGGCGCGAATGCCATCGTGAATCAGCCACAGATAGTTGTCCTGGAACGCGGGAACAGTCAATACACTTAACATACGATGGATCACCGGTTACCTGAAAAGGCCATTATAGCCCTCGGTCCGTGGCTGGAGACCCCGGTGGGTAGCTACGTCCGCGCCTGGCAGCAGGAAAGCCTGGACATGTTGACCGCGGATATCTTCGGCTTCAATGCCATGCAGGTCGGCTTGCCGCAGATAAATGCCCTTCAGGCCAATCGCATGCCCAACAAATGGCTGACCGATACCCATCTTCCCAAGGACGGCGACGGCAATGACTCTTCCCGTATCGTCGTCGTGCATGACTTCGCTGAGCTGCCCTTTGCATCGCAAAGTCTGGATCTGGTCGTGCTGCCGCATGTACTCGAATTCGCGGAAGAACCGCACCAGGTCTTGCGCGAAGTCGAGCGGGTATTGATCCCGGAAGGGCAGGTCGTGATTTGCGGTTTCAATCCGGCAAGCCTGTGGGGCTTGCGCCAGGTCACCGGCCGCCTGACCGGCAAGCATTTTCTGCCGCAGAACGGTGAATTCATCAGCCTGCCGCGCCTGAAAGACTGGCTGAAGCTGCTCAATATGGAAGTCAATCGCGGACATTTCGGCTGCTATGCACCGCCTTGCATGACCGAAAAATGGCTGACCCGGTTTGATTTCATGGAAGAGGCGGGCGAAAGATGGTGGCCTTATCTTGGCGCCGTCTATATCGTGCAGGCCATCAAACGCGTGCGAGGCATGCGTCTTATCGGACCGGCATGGACCAAAAAGCCGGCGCATGCGCGCCAAGGCGTGCCGGTCGCCAATCGAATTCAAAAACACAAGTAGAACATGGAAAAAGTAGAGATTTACACCGACGGCGCCTGCAAGGGAAACCCGGGGCTCGGCGGATGGGGAGCCTTGCTGATCGCGGGAAGCCACAAGAAGGAAATGTTCGGCGGCGAGCAGAATACGACCAACAACCGCATGGAGCTCAAGGCGGTCATCGAAGCGCTGTCTGCGCTCAATCGTCCCTGCGACGTGATTGTGCATACCGACAGCCAGTATGTGCAGAAAGGCATCAGCGAATGGATACATGGCTGGAAGGCACGCGGCTGGAAAACCGCTGCCAAGGCGCCCGTCAAGAACGTTGATTTGTGGCAGGCGCTTGACGCCGCGCGCGCAACGCATACGATTGAATGGAGGTGGGTGAAAGGGCATGCGGGGCATGAAGGCAACGAGCGCGCGGACGTGCTGGCAAATATGGGCGTTGCTTCCGTGTCGTAACTGTTTCAATATGCTACAGTCGTTCGTTGGCAATATTTGTCATACGTCAAAGCAGGAAGTGTGACAAATGTGCCTGAAGTTGCCTGTTGCCTTACCAGAGGCTGCCACAAGTGCAAATGAGCAAGCGGCTCGGCATCATGGATCCGACTGCGGACAGGGCGAATGGCGATAGCGCAGATTGGCGCTATCGTGTTACTGCAAAGACAAGAGTAAATGAATACCCGCAGACTACTTTATCCCGTTATCGCCGCCGTCGGGATCACGGCACTTGGCGCATATGCCTATCTTGAACAGCGCAAGCCGCATTCGGCGACAGAACAAAGCGGGACATCGTCTGCGGACAGGAACAATAATGGGGGGGCCGCAAGCGTGGCGCCAGGCGCTCCGGCGGCAGTCGATGTCGCCAAGGTTGTCACGGTTCCCCTGGTCGATGACCTGAATGCCGTTGGCAGCATCCGCTCCAACGAGTCGGTTGTCATTCGACCGGAAGTGGCGGGGCGGATTACCCGCCTCAATTTCGACGACGGACAGCAGGTCAGGAAAGGCCAGGTACTGGTCGCCTTCGATTCGACCGTCAACCAGGCCGAGGTGTTGCAAGCCAAGGCTGAACTCGGCATTGCCAAAGCCAACTTCGAGCGCAATGCCGACCTTGCCAAGCAAAACTTCATTTCCGACCGCGCCCGCGACGAATCGCAGGCCAATGTCCAGGTACTGCAGGCAAAGCTTGCACTCGCGGAAGCCAAGCTTTCCAAACTGGAAATCAAGGCGCCGTTTTCCGGCATCGTCGGCATACGCACCGTCAGCGTCGGCGATTACGTCAAGGATGGCGCCGACCTCGTCAATCTGGAAGACATTTCCAGCGTCAAGGTGGATTTCCGCGTGCCCGAGCGTTATGCAGATCTCGTGCAAAAAGGGCAGGCTATCGAGGTCACCGTCGATGCCTTGCCCGGCAAACCCTTCAAGGCGCGCGTCGACGCCATCGATCCGCAGGTGGACAGCACCGGCCGTTCTGCACTGTTGCGCGGCCGTATCGAAAATCCTGAAGGCAGGCTCAAGCCCGGCATGTTTGCGCGTGTGCGCCTCATTCTGGCCGAACGCGACAATGCGCTGATGATTCCGGAAGAAGCGATCGTACCGCAGGCCGGCAAGGTAACTGTCTGGAAGCTGGTTGACGGCAAGGCAGTGCGTACCGAGGTCAAGACCGGACTGCGGCGTGCGGCCAAGGTCGAAATCCTTGAAGGCCTGTCGGCCGGCGATACTGTGATAACGGCTGGACAGATTCGCCTGTCAAAAGACGGCACTGCGGTGAAAATTGCGCAAGCCAACGGTCAAACCAATGGCGTTGCCGTCGAGCCGGCCAGTCAGGCGGCACGCCCGGCTGACGATCTGGTGCCGGCCAAGCGCTGAGCGGAGCAAACATGGTCTTATCCGACATTTGTATTCGCCGCCCGGTCTTTGCGACCGTGATGTCGCTCATCATCGTGCTGATCGGCCTTGTATGCTACAAGCGGCTGGCGGTACGCGAATATCCGAAAATCGATGAACCTGTAGTCACGGTCCAAACCCAATATCCCGGTGCCAGTTCCGAGATCGTTGAGTCGCAGGTGACCAAGCCGATGGAAGATTCGATCGCCGGTATCGACGGCATCGATGTGCTGACCTCGATTTCACGCGCCGAGCAAAGCCAGATCACGGTGCGGTTCCGACTGGAGAAGGACCCCGACTCCGGCGCCAATGATGTGCGCGACCGGGTATCGCGAGTCCGCTCCAAACTGCCTCAATCCATAGAAGAACCGGTGATCGCCAAGGTGGAAGCGGATGCCAGTCCCATCATGTGGCTGTCGTTCTCAAGCGAGAACATGTCGGCGCTCGATCTTACCGACATCGCAAACCGCATCGTCAAGCCCAGGTTGCAATTGCTGCCCGGCGCGGCCGACGTGCGCATCAGCGGCGAACGCAAATATGCGATGCGGATCTGGCTCAATCGCGACAAGCTGGCTTCTTATCGCCTGACGCCTGCCGATGTCGAAGATGCATTGCGCAAGCAAAACATTGAAGTACCCGCCGGCCGCATCGAGTCGCGGCAACGCGAATTTTCCGTGGTATCGCAAACCGATCTCGCGACCCCGGCCGAGTTCGAAAATATTATCGTGCGCTCCGTCAACGGCTATGCAGTGCGCATGCGCGACGTTGCCCGCGTCGAAGTCGGGCCGGCGCTCGAGCGTTCCTCGGTACGCTTCAACAAGAAGAATGCCGTATCGCTCGGCGTCATTCGCCAGGCCACCGCCAACCCGCTTGAACTGGCGGGCTACGTCAAGGCCGAATTGCCGAAGTTGAATGAAGAACTGGCGCCGCAGGGTGTAAGGGTCGATATCTCGGTCGACAATACCTTGTTCATCGATCGTTCCATCAATTCCGTCTACAAGACTATTGGCGAAGCCGTGGTTCTGGTGGCGATTGTCATCTTCGTTTTCCTGCGTTCCTTCCGTGCCGCGATCATTCCGCTGGTAACAATCCCGGTCTCGCTGATCGGCGCGTTTGCGGTCATGTCGATGGCCGGCTTCAGTATCAATACGCTGACCCTGCTTGCGCTGGTGCTGGCGATCGGTCTAGTGGTGGACGATGCGATCGTGGTGCTGGAAAACATTTACCGGCACATTGAAAATGGGATGAAACCCTTCGATGCGGCAATCAGGGGCGCAAAGGAAATCGGCTTTGCCGTCGTTGCCATGACGCTGACGCTTGCCGCCGTGTATGCGCCGGTAGCGTTTACTCCCGGTCGGACCGGTCGGCTGTTTGTCGAGTTTGCATTGACGCTGGCCGGCGCCGTCATCGTGTCAGGCCTGATCGCGCTGACACTGTCGCCTATGATGTGTTCGGTGCTGCTGCGGCACCAGGAGCGCCACGGCGTGCTGTACCGGGTGATCGAAAACGGCTTGAACGCCATCACCAATGGATATCGGCGGGGGTTGACGGCCAGTCTGTCCAGCCGCTGGCTGGTGGTGCTGGCTTATCTGGTCGTGATCGGCGGTCTCGCATGGCTCGGCACCACGCTGAAGAAGGAACTGGCGCCGGTCGAAGATCGTGGCACGATCTTTACTTCGCTGACCGGTCCCGATGGCGCGTCGCTCCAATACACTGAAAAATACGCCAATCGCCTGGAAAAAATCGCCGACGAAACCAAGGAAATCGATCGCATTTTCATCATCGCGGGCAATCCGACGGTGGAGCGAGGCATCGCGATTTTCCGTACCGTCGACTGGTCGCAACGCGATCGTTCGACGCTGGACATGATCAAGGAAATGCAGCCGAAAATGGCGGGCGTGCCCGGCGTGCTGGCGTCGCCGAATGCGCCGCCATCGCTCGGCCAGTCGATTCGCGAGCGCCCGGTTAATCTGGTGGTGATGACCAATGCCTCCTACGAGGATTTGCAGGGCGTCGTGCAGCGCATTGTCACGGAAGCCAGCAAGAATCCGGGCCTGGTCAATATCGATACCGACCTGCGCCTGAACAAGCCGCAAGTCAATGTGGAAGTCGACCGCGACAAGGCTGCGGATGCCGGAGTGCAGATCGAGACTGTCGGCCGGACGCTGGAAACCATGCTGGGTGGACGCAATGTCACGCGCTTCAAGAAGGGCGGCGACCAGTACGATGTCATCGTGCAAATTCAGAATGGCGAACGCGATGCGCCGGATGACATCAACAATATCTTTGTGCGCGGTACCGGCAAGAACGGTGCACCCGACCAGATGATTCCGCTGTCGAGCCTGTTGAAGGTCCGCGAAACCGTCGCGCCGCGCGAACTCAACCACTTCGGCCAGCGCCGCGCGGTCGTCATTTCAGCCAACCTTGCCAACGGCTACACCCAGGGCGAGGCGATCGACTTCATGGAAGAAACCGCCAAGGCCATCATCAAGCCCGGCTATGCGACCGACTTGTCCGGTTCGTCGCGCGAGTTCCGTGCCGCCAGCGGCAGCCTCGCGCTGACCTT includes:
- a CDS encoding transglycosylase SLT domain-containing protein produces the protein MHPLKRRIYPFTALLLLGGPIATQAADLSLPLYNWSQVSAMERAYDPNDPLAQVLAMEEIDVWARIRKGFGIPNLDNPLVVSQTQWYSTRPDYIQRTTTRASRYLFHVVQELEKRNMPTELALLPFIESAFNPQAYSSAHASGMWQFIPSTGRDFNLTQSMFKDERRNVLASTDAALTYLERLYGMFGDWQLALAAYNWGEGSVQRAINKARAAGQGTDFNSLSQYMPLETKNYVPKLQAVKNIIAAPADFGITLPKVDNQPYFVTIGKTRDIDIKVAAQLAELSIDEFKALNPQFNRPVIAGSSDTKILLPQSNAEKFKANLGKWGRALSSWTAHKVTGAKERIETIASRFGTTPEVIREANNIPPRTLLKAGSTVLVPKSDHGPEHDIAPELVDTATMITAPDVPDTRRVYIKVGKKDSLESIAQRNRVTVEQIKQWNNLKQDKVNAGASLQLNVPFRPAPAAVRKAAPAPTRQAAKPAPTYRKAAPAPAKKTAATNNKKSKS
- the gloB gene encoding hydroxyacylglutathione hydrolase, whose amino-acid sequence is MLSVLTVPAFQDNYLWLIHDGIRAAVVDPGDATPILDTLAAQGLSLAAILLTHHHADHVGGVPQLLERFNVPVFGPRQEAIAGMTYPLQQGDTISVPGLDLRFEVIDVPGHTSGHIAYYSPEQSWLFCGDTLFAGGCGRLFEGTPAQMVESLEKLAALPDNVKLYCAHEYTLSNLRFAQEVEPGNTALTARIAREKARRDIGEPTVPSTIAIEKETNPFLRYREPVIADRLMDAGYVSSREPIAVFAALRQWKNSYR
- a CDS encoding class I SAM-dependent methyltransferase — its product is MDHRLPEKAIIALGPWLETPVGSYVRAWQQESLDMLTADIFGFNAMQVGLPQINALQANRMPNKWLTDTHLPKDGDGNDSSRIVVVHDFAELPFASQSLDLVVLPHVLEFAEEPHQVLREVERVLIPEGQVVICGFNPASLWGLRQVTGRLTGKHFLPQNGEFISLPRLKDWLKLLNMEVNRGHFGCYAPPCMTEKWLTRFDFMEEAGERWWPYLGAVYIVQAIKRVRGMRLIGPAWTKKPAHARQGVPVANRIQKHK
- the rnhA gene encoding ribonuclease HI gives rise to the protein MEKVEIYTDGACKGNPGLGGWGALLIAGSHKKEMFGGEQNTTNNRMELKAVIEALSALNRPCDVIVHTDSQYVQKGISEWIHGWKARGWKTAAKAPVKNVDLWQALDAARATHTIEWRWVKGHAGHEGNERADVLANMGVASVS
- a CDS encoding efflux RND transporter periplasmic adaptor subunit; this encodes MNTRRLLYPVIAAVGITALGAYAYLEQRKPHSATEQSGTSSADRNNNGGAASVAPGAPAAVDVAKVVTVPLVDDLNAVGSIRSNESVVIRPEVAGRITRLNFDDGQQVRKGQVLVAFDSTVNQAEVLQAKAELGIAKANFERNADLAKQNFISDRARDESQANVQVLQAKLALAEAKLSKLEIKAPFSGIVGIRTVSVGDYVKDGADLVNLEDISSVKVDFRVPERYADLVQKGQAIEVTVDALPGKPFKARVDAIDPQVDSTGRSALLRGRIENPEGRLKPGMFARVRLILAERDNALMIPEEAIVPQAGKVTVWKLVDGKAVRTEVKTGLRRAAKVEILEGLSAGDTVITAGQIRLSKDGTAVKIAQANGQTNGVAVEPASQAARPADDLVPAKR
- a CDS encoding efflux RND transporter permease subunit, yielding MVLSDICIRRPVFATVMSLIIVLIGLVCYKRLAVREYPKIDEPVVTVQTQYPGASSEIVESQVTKPMEDSIAGIDGIDVLTSISRAEQSQITVRFRLEKDPDSGANDVRDRVSRVRSKLPQSIEEPVIAKVEADASPIMWLSFSSENMSALDLTDIANRIVKPRLQLLPGAADVRISGERKYAMRIWLNRDKLASYRLTPADVEDALRKQNIEVPAGRIESRQREFSVVSQTDLATPAEFENIIVRSVNGYAVRMRDVARVEVGPALERSSVRFNKKNAVSLGVIRQATANPLELAGYVKAELPKLNEELAPQGVRVDISVDNTLFIDRSINSVYKTIGEAVVLVAIVIFVFLRSFRAAIIPLVTIPVSLIGAFAVMSMAGFSINTLTLLALVLAIGLVVDDAIVVLENIYRHIENGMKPFDAAIRGAKEIGFAVVAMTLTLAAVYAPVAFTPGRTGRLFVEFALTLAGAVIVSGLIALTLSPMMCSVLLRHQERHGVLYRVIENGLNAITNGYRRGLTASLSSRWLVVLAYLVVIGGLAWLGTTLKKELAPVEDRGTIFTSLTGPDGASLQYTEKYANRLEKIADETKEIDRIFIIAGNPTVERGIAIFRTVDWSQRDRSTLDMIKEMQPKMAGVPGVLASPNAPPSLGQSIRERPVNLVVMTNASYEDLQGVVQRIVTEASKNPGLVNIDTDLRLNKPQVNVEVDRDKAADAGVQIETVGRTLETMLGGRNVTRFKKGGDQYDVIVQIQNGERDAPDDINNIFVRGTGKNGAPDQMIPLSSLLKVRETVAPRELNHFGQRRAVVISANLANGYTQGEAIDFMEETAKAIIKPGYATDLSGSSREFRAASGSLALTFVLALAFIYLVLAAQFESFIDPFVIMLTVPLSMAGALAALKWTGGTLNVYSQIGLITLVGLITKHGILIVEFTNQLREEGKPMHEAIVEAAVLRLRPILMTTGAMVLGAMPLALATGAGAESRIQIGWVIVGGMSFGTILTLFVVPTFYTFLARKKEHQPIPVDPVAAPVVTTH